GGCTCAGCAAGAAAACTTTGAATTACCTTGGACGTTGTGAAAGAATACGTCAGAATTTGTCAAAAGCCCAGGAAATTCAAAATCTCTATAGCAGTTCTCATTTCTGTTCATTTCTCTGTACTCATTTCTGTTCATTTCTCTGTACTCATTTCTGTTCATTTCTCTGCCGGAAGCGAAAGTGAAATGCTTTTTGAGGCACTATGTCATTTTGAGATCGATCTAGAATTGGATTGTGCAACGGTTGTAATACGTACAAATACAAATACGTAATAAAGAATTCCgaactttctttttttatgctATAATTTTTCACCAGGGTCTCTCTGGGTGATTTGGAAACCTATAAATacgataaagatattaaaattattgtaaaacattGTTAAATTATACCTGATTATCAAAGTTTTATCCCTTTAtgtaatataattaaatatatttgaatagtacatttattatattacattttatatattttaggaTATTAAATAAACTGAACTTACATTAATCCAACAGCGGCAAATAGacgtctttttgttttaatacctGCAATGTCTTCCATTTCTTCTTTTGTAAGAGAAAAATCAAACACCTGAAACAGTTAATCGTTGTATATATCATGATTTCATAAGTCACATATTTCCAAATGACAAACACTGGCAGAGATAAAGAAAGGAAATTCAATTTGTACACAAATCATgtcataaaaaaacaataatcacaaattctttaaaacaatgtatatttacaggGGCTACATGTATGTGGAAAATTACTAGTCCATACTAGCATAATCAAACTCAAACTTAACTAATGAGTAACTACAACTTTGCAGCTataaaatataaggttttgtaAAAAGAACAATGTGATCGACAAATGTTTATCGAAGTTTGCATATGAAACTTTCTAGATGTTCCGTCTGAAAGAATCATCTATTCGGATCGTAATAACATGATGTGCATATGAACAAATGAATTTGctatgtaaccccccccccccccaaaaaaaaacaaaaaaaaaaaaacagcgcattgaaataaactaaaacaataataattgtAATGGTACTCAACCGTGATTTAATATGATTATATGAAAACTGAACAAGACAGGATAGCGGCATGTTGTTCCAACAAAAAAACTTATTAATTATTAACATCTGTACAGGCCAATTTCCCTCATATAATCGATCGCAGTCTCATAGACCTAACTTAActgttgatatatatatatatatatatatatatatatatatatatatatatatatatatatatatatatatatatatatatatatatatatatatatatatatgtagccAGTGGTCGAAATAAGCCAAGCTTGGGTcgttgttatatatttattaatacataataAACCTGAAATTTCGTAATTAAACGAATAACACAGAATAGACACAAATGACAAGACAATTAGACACAGACAAACATACACATTAGAAAACGAAATGAAACAGATATATTACAATTTAGAATGactttaatttattacattaaGTCTTACCGGGACAAACAATCCTTATGCTTAAGCATATTGCTATACAGCTATAGTTCTGACCCGTTCAAGGGCTTGGCGGAGAGTGCCAGTCCGGTATAAGATTTTGGCGGGGAAGGGTGCATGCAGAGTTAGTCATGTGACCCTATTGTCCAGTCTTGTCATTGTCCACGTTACAGATATTAAACTCTCATACGATCATTCACTCTAAACACGTATACCAATCAAAGACGCTAGCGCTGACatttaatatacaaattatacacctggttacatatatatatatatatatatatatatatatatatatatatgatgtcACAGACCAGCTCCATATATACACTCTTCAATCTTTGGAGGTAAAGAAATAATACCTAAAAGTAACCACAGTCTCATCAAAATTAGGGGGAAAAGATGTTTCGTTTATCTTTTCCCAGTCATCCACGTGGCAAAGATAACTTTTCACAATGCTTACAACAATTCGCAATAGAAAATCACTTTCTGTGTATACAAAAtgctatatttatatttacgtATCTAGGAAAGCGTATACTATTGATAATAACCCAAATAACCTTACGTATTTTGATCCGGGCAACTAAATGTATATGAGACATGTGGATACcgctaatacatgtatcatggtATGTCGATAATTATTTATATCTGGagcttttatttcttttaaaattatctactcCTCATCTCATATTTAGGACAGCCATTTTAAGTCTCCTTTGCATATACGAGATGCTCAATATTCACTTGCGAAAAAAACAGCTAGTTGGTTTAGcaggaaacaaaaacaaattactaTTTTACTCTAGAAGAACatccttttcaaaattttaagacGATATTAATATACCTGAATGTTACTGCGAATTCTGTGAGGGGTCACACTCTTTGGAATCACAATTATGCCTCTTTGAAGAAGATTACGAAGCAGTATCTAAAAAGAACACATATTATGTATGAATAAAAGTAGAAAGACTTAAGTCGGATTACATTTGCTTGTTTGGTACACATCTTAGAAATATTAGTCTTACTAAAATGTGTCTTTTTCTCCAAATTGAAAATTTCTACTAAAAAAACGCTATTTCAGTGTTaattttgaagtaaaatttttattgttaattttgaaaGTATAATACCGGTAATAACTTTAACgtaatttaaatatatgttttttactAACATGTGCAGGAGATTTGCTGTATCTCTTGGCAATTTTGGTAATCACTGGATCCTCTAGGACAACAGGTGCATCTATTTCTCTCCTttagatttatcaaaaatatactgttattaggatatttttttaataaaacatcaaCAGAAAAACCATTTAACATATTATTGTACTGTTAGATATGTATTTTTGAGCAGATATGATAatagtttttttatttactagtatGTTTAATACTCTTTGTAATAAAATTCATAGTCTTTATCACATAAATTATGCCtgaaaataggaaaaaaatacttatataCTAGTAATACATACAATTGTTCAAATCTTCCTGGCGAGCCAAATGGTGCATAAGCTGTAACTGCCAAACCAAGCTTTTTACAAGCATCAAAGAGCTCATTCTGTGGAAGATAGATGTGACATTCCACCTGCAAGAAAAATGTccttgaattttaattatattttagagAGGTCAAATTTGTGAATTGTGTTGATGAAGTAACTTTACATTCTAATGAATGTAGAACACCTGTTAAAATGACTGATCTTAAGTTAATATATTCACACAAAAACTATAAGTCACGAAATAATGATCTTTAGAGCAAagatggtaatttttttttagatattttaacaaaGTGACTACAATTGTTATAATCTGTGTACGTTTAACATGTacactgttttttttaaagaaagtgtAATATAAGGGCAATTTCGAATGTGTTACAATATTTTCATGTCATGTCAAATTTCCTCGATATAGATATTTTCTTTGTTCATCAAAGTTAACAGTGTATCTACTATTACCTGATTACTGACTGGTTTGTGTTTGGAGATCTTACAAATCCTTTCAACCTGTGAAATACTACAGTTGGACAGACCGAGAGATTTCGTTAACCCTAAGTCGACCAGTTCTTCCATAGCCtacaatatgaaaataatttttttaaaaagatggtAATCCCTAGTttagttaaatatattttattgatcagCAAACATGtttcaatcattttcaaatatcACAACCAAAACATTTGTCCGGAAAATCgagtaaataattttttgcaagttttttaaaagatcatTCAAAACGAACATGCGCCTTTTTCATTAGAGGAGTGTTTTTCTTAATATAATGGAAGGGGGCAATTTCGACGAAGGATTTCCAAGATATTCGTAGATGTTTTGGTTACAGTCTTAAATCTAGGAGATAAAATACTGCaaaaaaacacaaactttcCATGTTCCTATCAGATCTGTCTTCTCTGCTGCCTTCCAACCACCTGCCTCAGTAACAGGAAATACTTTCTCATCATTGCCTTCatactgaaaaaaagaaatccaGGGAAATGCATTTCATAAACAGATTGATCATTTGGAATTTCATAACCTTGTGGTTAAAGGTGATGATATACTGAGGATGGATTTTAGCCGTCAACTTTACTTGTTTCTTTTcaagttattttgaaaattgtatgattaaaaatttgattcagttcattctgatttttttttcagtaagtacatgtataacagtttgtttatttcaagATCGCGTCAATTTCTGATTTAAAATTGactattttcttctttttagcTGTTGATGATGCACTGCAAAAGTCTTGTTTGGCTTAGCAGTTTCAGAAAActgaataaatgttttaaattcgGCCACAACATCCgacaacaataaacattttaagatCAGCTGTGTGGCTGAGGTGATAAAGTTAATCGAGATAATTATTTCAATCCTATGACCATTAAACTTTTCAACATATCTtgtcttttcaaaaatatactataatttttgctatgcattgtatatcaatttttacGCATCTACATTAAACAACGTATAAGAAAGATAAATGCCTAAAAAACTGAATTCGTCCTAAAACTTGTTATTTGGACTAAAGGTCACATATATCTATGGACAGACCCTTatgatatatttcttttaattgctGTTAAACCTTGGATATCCACGTCTCTCGCTAGCTTCACTGTTAAAGCGCaaacattattttcatcatttgCTAAGTCCATGCAATGTCATTACATGtggtttaaaaatacatttatcgAGCTTGAgtgttttaattttggttttaattgTGATTCGATAATTTATTATCAAAGAAAGAGTTCTCACAGATTTTTCCGAAAAGCTTTACATTTTGACGCCAGGGCGTCCTCATCGAGCCTCTTTGGTATTATAAGTGGACGCAAAAACGAACGAAAAAATACTATTGAGCTAAATTGCAGGTGTATCACAACGTAGAAATAAGAAATGcagattgaaaataaaaggtATTTGAGCTGCAAATGAAATCGCAtggaatactttttttttttacaaacttatTGATAAATGccgatttttttattaaacacaCTAAACATTATCACAAATATGTCTTATCTGTATTGTCTTGTGGATATTGCTAATAACCATACGTACATATATAGTAAATATATGACAATCATCTTAGTGAAATTTATTTACAGCGAACTGCACAGGAAAGTGGATTAGGTAGAGGTCCACATAGTCCAGCTGTAGCTTCTTCAGACTCATCTCAATGGACCTCTTGACCAGCGTTGGTTCCATATGAATCATTGCTAACTTATTAAAAAGAATGCAAACTGTTTTAGACATCAATCCGGATCATCAATATGTCATATACAAGTActtattgcccccccccccccacataaCAATAAGAGTTATATCTTTAAATAGATTTggtttttcacttttaaatttttcattagaCACAGTTTGTCATTTTGAATCAACGCAGAGTCCCTCGTAAATTACCTTGGTAACGATAAACAAATCTTCTCTCTTCACTTTTCCACTCTTGATATATTCCTGTAGGACCTCTCCGATGGCGTCTTCATTCAAGTAACTGTAGGCAGTGTCTATGTGTCGGTATCCAGCGTCCAGGGCCACACGGACCGCAACTTTCAACTCGTCCTTCGGGCTCTGTCAAAAGTAGTCTCATATAGAAATGTACTTATATTCGTCCTCGAGATAGTGATTTTTACATATTGATAAACATCGTCAATGATGAAAGTTTTCCAGAAATGGTTCCTTACATTAACTTTTCTGAAATAGTATTCCATAAAAACGGACCCCGATTTAAGCAAAATTCTTCAGACAAGagtaattgaaaaaattaaaagtgtttttaaaaattacttctaacattaaaaaaaattattggctCAGAACCgtcaatttttaattaatttaccaACTACGTTTCAATCAACGTGcattaaaattcaatatttctattattctagtattaaaataatgaaattaacatCAGTCCTTCTGAATgttcttattttatttcaatttcttgttaaaATATGACTAATACCCAATATCACATGAACGTGTACTAGAACAATGGCTTTAATTATATTCTCGATaaacttttttcaaaatcagCACAAAATTTATAGAtgcttttttaaacaaacaaaaatactaaGACTACTTAAATTGTTGATTTGTTAAACAACAATTATACTCACATTACTTCATccactgtatacagggttattttcgcccttcatGCATCACTTGCATAAGTCTTGAATTTGCTTAGACaaatttgtgtttaaagagaggcATTATGTCATTGAAATTcgtccagtcttaaattcgcccgctgacaacaaAGGGCGAAAGGAGCGAAAATAAAATTGAGGCGAATATTTAtgtattgaatccttattttttgaaagatatagtcccataactgcaacggtgtgtgcatacaaattgaataacgcgcgttagcgcgttatgaaaatttgtttgcacacaccgttgcagttatgagactatatctttcaaaaaataaggatttaatgcttatatttacattttttacattcttGCCTTGTACGCAAATGCGAATTATACATCAAAATTACTGTACTATCCTATGGGTAAGtttaaattaatggaagagccactgtaacagccacaagcgtgatctttgattttcgcttgtgacattgtatttatcagcgttcaacgtttgtgacgtcacaattaaaactcgtcaattaaccttttagtaccctttctgtgttatggtgctatatctgcagtagctttacatgcaaaatatacgtggaatgtaaatatttccctgtacacAGTTTCTATTCACAGCAAAGTCTTGATTATAAATTGCCTATttagaattattaaatttttaaaataattttattaatttagttttattatGGCATTAAGTGCATTTTGAAGCTCAGTGGgaactggaaaaaaaaattatataattgcTTTTACAGTTTGCAATACAATCATGCGTGAAGAAAATTCATAGGGATAATGACCGCTGTATAGACAATGCTGAAGGATCTTAAAATCAGTAAACCGGTATTTACCAGTTGTAAACATGCGTAGCCTGTCTTGATCAGCATATATATTTGCGTAAAATATCACTAAAAGAATAGTATATAGCATGTTTATTTATCAAAGATAAATAAGCTACTCGTTGGAGACCCCGCatataatgtaatatttaaaaaaataaaaaggcaTTCATTTAAATAGTATTATGAGTCGATTAAATACGGTATGTGTGACAaagtccaaaaaaaaaaagctttgcaATGGATTTGGTCACGTCCGATCGTATCCGAtcatttcataatattcaaagaataattctataatacttatatttaaataattttcagatatggttcaattaaatattaaattattgacATTCTTATGGACTATACGTATATGTTACAAATTTGATCTGTAGAGATACCACAGGCATTGACACTGAAGAATTTAACTTAATATTAGcagacccccaccccccacccccccaaaaaaatacaactcaatgaaatttcatttcattgacATCGCGTGAATATACTTACCTGCCATGTTCCTAGCCCTATGGATGGCATATGTAACCCATTGGATAGCTTTACAGAGCTTAAAGAAGCATCCATTGTTCAACCGTTTGTGTAGGATTGTTTTGGTGTGTAGGTAGAtccaaaatgttttgatttggAATTCTCTGGGTTTTTATCTAGACTATGTTTATGAATCGCATGTTTTTGGTTCCGGTAATGTACATTTCATCCCGGAATGCAACGAAACCCCACAGTCATGTAACTAATGATGTGTGTTCCGGTTGTCCTATAGAAAGTTGTAGAATGTTGTCAACATATTACCTAATGGTCGAAAATAATATCTTGGAAAGTTTGGTTCATTTTAAGAgacatttttaaatctttgtcAATAgacatgatatttcaattttaaatctgAAGCAAACACTAAGAATAATGTCAAAGGAATGATTATTTCATTCTGATACTGAGTTATTTGATCATCACTGCAAAATGCATAACTGCcggatttattttttgatttatataaatggattctaaaaaatatctaatatcAAATACCGACTACAGCAGAGTTTGTGGGACAATTTGCGCCTTACCCGAGGTCATAGCGCTGGCTGCAAATAGGACTTTGGCGTTTAATTCCTTCAGCGCAAAGGTAACCAAAGATAGGAATTTATAGAAGTAGAGCTACATGTATGGCGATAAAAAACACAGAATTCGTGGAAACgcagtattttatttattttggtttcAAAAGAAGGACTCGTACTTAACAAGATTAACTTTGAATAAAGTCCATGTGCAATGTAATTGCAAGATGAAGTTACAGCAAGTGAACGTAAAAACGGCCTTCTGACGCAAGAGGATTCCTTTTCATGATATCAACACAGCGATCTGACATTAACCTTATAAAAGATgcgcaaaaaaaaataaaaattaatgctGCATTGAAATCATTCgactttgatttgatttgaacatattttattgtgtaaataacacaaaaggattggaaacaagttcttgcaacttacaagttcctctcctaatgataatacatacaatatattcaattgtcatagtacatgtaatattacatgttacttttagttattgactttataataattaaattcatagacatacatttacaaagtaattgcaaatatatagtagataacgttgaTATACAGTATAGAAAGCAAAAggaaaaaaggaatttaattattaCATATAAATCTTCCAGACTCTTTAATGAACTTTTGaactgctgaaaaaataaagcagtttgtattgtaagacaaattgtcactaccccaaagaagcaaatgtgagttaattaaaattgtttcatttcattCGACTTTCTTTTCCTATAAAAGGTTTAGTATAAGTATAACGCTTTTTAGTTCacctgagcttttctgatcaagatTTGAcagttgtctgtcgttgtcgtcgttgtaaacttttcacattttcattttcttctcatCTTCTTCTCGCCATCTTCTTTGTGCgcaagcatcctcaggtagttcagattcaattttgttcaaatcatggttccagggggtagggtgggccacaacggggggagggggtggatcaagttttacaaaggaatatatagagaaaatctttaaaaatattcctctcaaaactattaggtaTGAAATGCTCAAACTTTTGCagtagcatcctcaggtagtgtaaattcaagtttgttaaaacatgGTCCCTAGGGGTAGTGTTGGACCACAGTGGggaaatcaaattttacataggaatatataatagagaaaatctttttcctcaaaaaccattagaccagaaaaactcaaattgtgtagaagcatcctcaggtagtgtagattcaagtttgttcaaatcatgatcccggGGTATGTTGGGGCCacaactgggggggggggggggggggggggtgttagaagatgtagagaaaaatcttgaaaaaactTCTGGAAAAGCATTCAGCCAAATAAACCTGAAACATGTGTAAAAGCAGAGATTGTGCAGATTGAAATTTGATCACGAATCGCTGGAGAAAAGTGGAACCACAAAAAGTGGTTGGGTGGATTTAAATAGGAAAAGagaaatatatatcttaaacaacaaaaggggcttggtaatttgtggataaaaattggaatttttttttttactttttgtgtaAGATCTACTGTATTTAATTGTCAAGACATGTTGAAATTGATACTATTAAGGTCATCTGATCAcagttatggctattgttgcATATAGCTGAGCTATGTGGCCCCTGGCCTTCTTGGTttgtttggtttcttttttttttttggggggggggggttataattTATCCTTCCTTTGTTTTGTAATATTCACACTTTCATCAGTAGAATCCACAAACTATGGGTGGTGTCTTGAAATcgttcaacttttttttttataattgaaatgTTCAATTAGGGAAGCGTATGTTAAGTGCAATTTTGGCACTTCCTTATTTTCCACACTTTGTTTCGTAAACCTCGTACTTTCTTCAGCAGAGTTCATACACCATATATTGAAGTTATTTTGTTTTCCATATTGATAATATAAGAATATTAACACTttctatatttcatattttccaATCTTTTTTGTAATATGCACAGTTTTATCAGTATAATTTATACAGTATTCCTAAAACAAAGTGCAttataatctgtaaaatttcaagcacatagcatcgggggggggggaggggagggggagtAGGTGGAGGGGAGGcaccactttttctcgcagcaagcatttttctttgatttacctGTAATAAAATGGATTAACATGGAGctgccccctcccccttttgGGGAGCAACTTAAAAGATGATGTTCAAAGGAGAAGGAAATTAACTGTGAGATTGAAGTTATATGTACACGATGTAACCCATTCCCACCCCCTCACCCCCTCCCCAATCCCCCCACCCCATTAgagtttttatgatttaaaatttttttttaattgtttttgggTGAGTAAAAACGATACTACGTACCTGAAGTTCACACGTCTTAAAAAAATGGCACATTATTTGTCAACTTTAGACTCTTTTCTGTATAATTCCCATTTTAATCTACTCATCTTCTCATCTAtctgtgaattttacacttcatctgtaatatttttaagctttaatctgtaaaacaaattgtaaagtgttaattttaCATTACACCTTTCATCAGTGGAAAACGTTTACCATTCATAgcaaaccttttttttaacattttcggAGAGTATGTATTTTTAATTGCATGTATTCCTATAATATTAGCACTCTAAATGAGGGGCAATGTTTGCTATCATTAGACATGTCCAATATATACTTAACGTTACAAAGTAGCAAAAAcgattatatgaaaaatccaCGCATTGTTTTTGCTCTAAATTGTCAAGGTATAGTACTATTATTCCAACTATCATTTTCTAAAActaaacttttatatttcttttcacAATGACCTGACGTCCAAAAATGTTAAGCTAAAAATACCAAATCtattttctttgcaaaaaaTGGATCGAGCCTTCATATATACCGCGTATTCTTTCGCCAATTCTGAATTGGCGAAACATATCGGTTTCTTTTTACTGCAAAGCTTAATTTTGATTTAGTTTTCAATACAAAGTTACAGGTGTTCATTAACAAGTTGGAGTCGTTTTTAGTACATAATATGACttctttaatcaaaattaatatgCATCAATGGTACATGTGTATTAACTTGCCTTTATATTCATTGTGTAAACAAgtttgaattttacatttataattcTTCAGTaattgaactcaatatctttattaaaaaaaacaaacggtTTGAAGCAGAGTTCTTACAAGACTTTTACAGTCTGGTGAATATGAAAACACTGTGGGTCGTTACCCAGCGAAGATTTGTTTTAAGCATGCAACGAGTTATCTCTCTTGTCCTAGCTTTTGGTGGGGTGTAtacgcttttttttttaaaaggaatgtttttgtttgttatggtcaggcacgtagcattcggggggggggcatatttttagaaatttacatataaaaaattgaattaccccccccccccctttttttttaagagtaagtaaaaaattggaatgaaaatatgaaattgaaattatgtAATATGTATGCTACGCCTGCCCTCCCCCtccaccacggattaggattttgaagattttggaaagatgcatttatttatttatttttttctttttcttttttttttttcttgtcaagattttttgatgAGCCTgcttcctcccccccccccctcccatcccccccccctttcaaaaacgatgctacgtgcctgatggtgtattttattttttgggagGAGGAGGAGGTCTGTCCATGCATCATAATCGTATGGGTTTTACCACAACCACCGTATCTCGAAAAATGTTGGTGCATTTCCAAGAAAAATTACTCTGTATGTTTTATGAAATCATTTCATCATACTGTGGTAccagttatctctcttttaaccgatggatttttttttttttacaaaaacgaTAAACAATCTATACATAATACAAATTATGTTTACATATCTCTAATTGTTTGTGTCCTCCATGCAATTTTAGTAAAACAAACAgccagtctctctctctctctctctctctctctctctctctctctctcattatatACCTATTCTTCAATTGTTTATAATAATTCTTTTGATGCTCCGCCGCGCTCTATATAGCCACTTTGAGCAGATTGAACAATGTTTACTTGTTTGCCCCCATTATCGTGCTTAGTCGAGCGGCTTTCGCGTAGATTAACGGGTGTTTCTAAGGGAACCGATTACACCTGGATTTTACCGTGTAATTGTATTTAGCTGTAAGGGGTGGTGCGGCTTTTGTCGGAACATTTTATCAGCCGCCGAAAAGAATGTTACAACTAATCATTTCACAACAATGAATTCCAATAAGATTTTGCGGCTGcttttatgtaaagaaaatttatgtttatatttggaTTCTTCATAATCAGATAATAATCTGATAATTTTGTCCATATCTTTATATCTTTGATCCTTTTTACACTGCACAATGATAATAACTAATTCACGCAAAGAAGTTTTCATTACTgccaacattttttaaatgatcaaataGCTCAATTCTAAATTATATAGGGTCATCGCAGGATACTCCCAGATTGTCTGACACTTGTCACGTCACCTGCCATACCCCCTTCGGTGGCCTCATTCTGACGCGATGTTtattgtgtgtgtatgtgttttGCGTATCGTGTGTAAAATCACCCGATGTCATGTCATGCAGAgccatttaatttaatttagtatgaattttgacaaatttcaaCATAAAAAAGAAGATACCATTGGTCAAGACGTTCATCGCATTTCATAATTCTCACCTGTACATTTCACAAAAATTACCTAATATACGATCTAGCATATTCCAGTGTTTTTATCGTAGGTGAAAATAGGTCAAACAGAGGATATAGCGGTCACAGTCGAATAATAAACAAAGCATGTTGTGACGTCTCATTCTATAATTAAAGGTCTCCATATATGGAAGACGAATAATTATATCCTCTGTTTTCATTGGTCGACGGTCTATCGATTGTGATGTCACAGAGTCTGACGTCACGAATCTAATAAACCAATGTACACAGAAGGTTGGTCGCCATACTGGAAGAGAAGAACGAAC
This genomic window from Crassostrea angulata isolate pt1a10 chromosome 8, ASM2561291v2, whole genome shotgun sequence contains:
- the LOC128159737 gene encoding aldose reductase-related protein 2-like isoform X2, which codes for MDASLSSVKLSNGLHMPSIGLGTWQSPKDELKVAVRVALDAGYRHIDTAYSYLNEDAIGEVLQEYIKSGKVKREDLFIVTKLAMIHMEPTLVKRSIEMSLKKLQLDYVDLYLIHFPVQFAYEGNDEKVFPVTEAGGWKAAEKTDLIGTWKAMEELVDLGLTKSLGLSNCSISQVERICKISKHKPVSNQVECHIYLPQNELFDACKKLGLAVTAYAPFGSPGRFEQLREIDAPVVLEDPVITKIAKRYSKSPAHILLRNLLQRGIIVIPKSVTPHRIRSNIQVFDFSLTKEEMEDIAGIKTKRRLFAAVGLMFPNHPERPW
- the LOC128159737 gene encoding aldo-keto reductase family 1 member B10-like isoform X1, producing the protein MDASLSSVKLSNGLHMPSIGLGTWQSPKDELKVAVRVALDAGYRHIDTAYSYLNEDAIGEVLQEYIKSGKVKREDLFIVTKLAMIHMEPTLVKRSIEMSLKKLQLDYVDLYLIHFPVQFAYEGNDEKVFPVTEAGGWKAAEKTDLIGTWKAMEELVDLGLTKSLGLSNCSISQVERICKISKHKPVSNQVECHIYLPQNELFDACKKLGLAVTAYAPFGSPGRFEQLREIDAPVVLEDPVITKIAKRYSKSPAHILLRNLLQRGIIVIPKSVTPHRIRSNIQVFDFSLKKEEMDEIAGIKTKRRFFGAMTSSFSDHPERPW